Proteins from one Faecalibacterium sp. I3-3-33 genomic window:
- a CDS encoding DUF262 domain-containing protein gives MKIEEGRIINDFIEPNKCQYAIPVYQRNYEWSAEQCRKLFVDVVTAHKRDRRHFCGSVVYAPLKSEKKINYYVVIDGQQRLTTIYILIKALIDKAVTDEEKKSLAEVLFNVDKFKRYNIDDSSKLKLKPIKSDNNQLMLLMEDHAEQMDRTSGIYRNYELFCDLIQEFLNDNPDMGVGNIYDGLEHLTCAEIKLDDDDDNAQEIFERINSTGVPLSLSDKIRNFVLMTDTDQDRLYEDYWLKAEQMLSKDQLEGFFLDYLNFKMDGFAKESTAYDEFKALYARGQYTNESMLEEIYHYVQQYHAFYYGDEKRFSSTVNHLLRSLQTLKQTTVYLFLFSVFDDFDAGVIDDETLCKVLRLLLNYSIRRLICEVGSNSLRGLYKTLYGRVFNRPENKNNYYDSIVSFLLQLTSKDVMPSDAEFVAALKERNLYRKNALCKYLLVAIENQGKEQIKTDALTIEHIMPQNKNLSTAWQRMLGTDWELVRERYLHTLGNLTLTGYNSELGDLPFAEKLDKLAEENTHVTVLYGDVKNKTEWNAQTMESRAERLSEEVLKLFPIELATTKVDFSDPRYRLYTVSDPHNATYKLVNYYELLGERVSADSFAFMVRSVAGKLYDLNSSIIDRMARNLEVFPAWQNPVFAYDKDAIRNAVKLKNDSDIYISTGYSAYDCICFIKALLKKYDLDLEEDFVYSARPNSTALDGINWKNIAQEWCEERDKRGEIVFDIKNCEGRYVRFTTPFLNSVIPTNEDILSPWKTNNYYFYEITSDKNELYVQLYFYCKGITDEMRTAFQKLANLTDGGKLTQGYRLFFKSSVFTQAENSTKSEIKNHLYRCLEEVRAFEMTIQDKWDS, from the coding sequence GTGAAAATTGAAGAAGGTCGAATTATAAATGACTTTATCGAACCGAATAAGTGCCAATATGCAATTCCTGTTTACCAACGCAACTATGAATGGTCAGCTGAACAGTGTAGGAAACTGTTTGTCGATGTAGTAACTGCGCATAAAAGAGATCGTAGACATTTTTGCGGATCGGTTGTATATGCGCCTTTGAAGAGCGAAAAGAAAATCAACTACTATGTTGTTATTGATGGTCAGCAGCGACTGACAACAATTTATATTCTGATAAAAGCACTGATAGATAAAGCTGTTACAGATGAGGAAAAGAAATCGTTGGCGGAAGTTCTATTCAATGTTGACAAATTCAAAAGATACAATATTGATGATTCTAGCAAACTAAAGCTAAAGCCAATAAAAAGCGATAATAATCAACTCATGCTGTTGATGGAAGATCATGCTGAACAGATGGATAGGACGAGTGGCATTTATCGGAACTATGAGCTGTTTTGCGATTTGATTCAGGAATTTTTAAATGATAACCCGGACATGGGGGTTGGCAATATCTACGATGGTCTTGAACATTTGACCTGCGCAGAGATTAAGCTGGATGATGATGACGATAATGCACAGGAAATTTTTGAACGAATCAATTCTACAGGCGTTCCGCTAAGTTTGTCGGATAAAATCCGAAACTTTGTTTTGATGACAGATACAGACCAAGATCGTTTATATGAGGATTACTGGCTTAAAGCAGAGCAGATGCTGTCCAAAGATCAGTTGGAGGGATTCTTCCTTGACTATCTGAATTTCAAAATGGATGGATTTGCTAAGGAGAGTACGGCCTACGATGAGTTTAAGGCTCTCTATGCACGTGGGCAGTATACCAATGAATCTATGCTGGAAGAGATTTACCACTATGTCCAGCAATATCATGCTTTCTATTATGGCGATGAAAAACGGTTCAGCAGTACAGTAAACCATTTGCTGAGAAGTTTGCAGACCCTGAAACAGACTACGGTGTATCTGTTCCTGTTCAGTGTGTTTGATGACTTCGATGCTGGTGTAATCGATGATGAAACACTCTGCAAAGTTCTTCGGTTGCTCCTGAATTACAGTATCCGCCGCTTGATTTGCGAAGTAGGTTCAAACTCGCTGCGTGGCTTGTATAAGACCCTTTACGGACGGGTGTTCAATCGCCCGGAAAATAAGAACAACTACTATGATTCCATCGTGTCTTTCCTACTTCAGCTGACATCTAAGGATGTGATGCCCAGCGATGCAGAGTTCGTGGCAGCACTGAAAGAACGTAATCTTTATCGGAAGAACGCGCTGTGTAAGTATTTGCTTGTGGCAATCGAAAATCAGGGTAAAGAGCAAATCAAGACAGATGCTTTGACCATCGAGCATATCATGCCGCAGAACAAGAATCTATCGACTGCATGGCAGAGAATGCTCGGTACGGATTGGGAGTTAGTGCGAGAACGATATCTGCATACATTGGGTAATTTAACGCTGACAGGTTATAACAGTGAACTAGGTGATCTGCCGTTTGCAGAGAAACTTGATAAGCTTGCAGAGGAAAATACTCATGTTACCGTCCTTTATGGTGATGTAAAGAACAAAACAGAGTGGAATGCGCAGACAATGGAATCTCGTGCAGAGCGTCTATCTGAAGAGGTTTTGAAACTCTTTCCCATTGAGTTGGCAACAACAAAGGTTGATTTTTCTGATCCGCGCTATCGGCTGTACACGGTGTCTGACCCACATAATGCGACCTATAAGCTCGTCAACTACTATGAGCTTCTAGGTGAAAGGGTCAGTGCTGATAGTTTTGCCTTTATGGTTCGTTCGGTGGCTGGTAAGCTGTACGACTTAAACAGTAGCATTATTGATCGTATGGCGCGAAATTTGGAAGTGTTTCCAGCGTGGCAAAATCCGGTATTTGCTTACGATAAGGACGCCATCCGGAATGCAGTAAAGCTGAAAAATGACAGCGATATTTACATCAGCACGGGATATTCTGCGTATGACTGCATCTGTTTTATCAAGGCACTTTTGAAGAAGTATGACCTTGATTTGGAAGAAGACTTTGTTTACAGTGCTCGGCCAAATAGCACAGCATTGGATGGAATAAATTGGAAAAATATTGCACAGGAGTGGTGCGAAGAACGGGACAAGAGAGGTGAAATTGTATTTGATATAAAGAATTGCGAAGGCAGATATGTCCGTTTTACAACCCCATTCTTGAATAGCGTGATACCGACAAATGAAGACATACTAAGTCCATGGAAGACAAACAATTACTATTTCTATGAAATTACGAGCGATAAAAATGAGTTGTATGTACAACTTTATTTTTACTGTAAGGGCATTACCGACGAAATGCGAACGGCATTCCAGAAGTTGGCTAATCTAACCGATGGAGGAAAGTTGACACAGGGATACAGATTATTCTTCAAATCATCTGTATTTACTCAGGCAGAGAATAGTACGAAGTCGGAAATCAAGAATCACTTATATCGATGCTTAGAAGAAGTGCGTGCGTTTGAAATGACGATTCAAGATAAATGGGACTCCTAA
- a CDS encoding plasmid recombination protein, with the protein MKRTISVMRGPGSLNHNRRSFTAENVDPKRSSLNVVYRDEPIQKVYHELFDEAVKRYNAKQKHKDRCITDCYEHLRTGKQEKLFHELIVQIGNKDDMGVLTENGALAKELLDEYMQGFQERNPTLRVFGAFLHMDEATPHLHIDFVPYVSGWKGKGLDTKVSLKQALKALGFAGGSKRESELNQWINAEKEQLAAVMERHGIEWEQKGTHEEHLSVLDFKKQERSKEVAALEAAKQECQTDLTEMQEQLETAQTAVEAAEQRVQKAELTYQKQSQKLNKLAPIMEGLENLSAQYSQRPEEWVPEAATFETAKSYREEKAMPLIQKLVKVLFALHRKYWEVKDERDKYLHFYQDEKKATHHLSQRLKEVEAENSQFYAMKRDFRRVWNYFGAEKMQQVIGLMREQEQTTDRSQKKNRQNSIEL; encoded by the coding sequence TTGAAAAGAACCATTTCAGTAATGCGGGGTCCCGGCTCCCTCAACCATAACCGGAGAAGTTTCACCGCTGAAAACGTAGACCCGAAGCGCAGCAGCCTGAATGTCGTGTACCGGGATGAGCCGATTCAGAAGGTGTACCACGAACTGTTTGACGAGGCAGTGAAGCGTTACAATGCCAAGCAGAAGCACAAGGACCGCTGTATCACCGACTGCTATGAGCACCTGCGGACAGGCAAGCAGGAAAAGCTTTTCCATGAGCTGATCGTCCAGATCGGCAACAAAGATGATATGGGTGTCCTGACCGAGAATGGCGCACTGGCAAAGGAACTGTTGGACGAGTATATGCAGGGCTTCCAAGAGCGGAACCCGACACTGCGGGTGTTCGGGGCTTTCCTCCACATGGACGAAGCTACGCCCCATCTGCACATCGACTTCGTGCCGTATGTGTCCGGCTGGAAGGGCAAAGGACTGGACACCAAGGTGTCCCTGAAGCAGGCGCTGAAAGCCTTGGGCTTTGCAGGCGGTTCTAAACGGGAATCCGAGCTGAACCAGTGGATCAACGCCGAGAAAGAGCAGCTTGCCGCCGTGATGGAGCGGCACGGCATCGAGTGGGAACAGAAAGGCACCCACGAAGAGCACCTGTCTGTGCTGGACTTCAAAAAGCAGGAGCGTAGTAAAGAGGTAGCGGCTCTGGAAGCTGCCAAGCAGGAGTGCCAGACCGACCTGACCGAGATGCAGGAACAGCTGGAAACAGCGCAGACAGCCGTAGAAGCCGCTGAACAGCGGGTACAGAAAGCAGAGCTGACCTACCAGAAGCAGAGCCAGAAGCTGAACAAGCTGGCTCCCATTATGGAAGGTTTGGAAAACCTGTCAGCGCAATACTCCCAGCGGCCAGAAGAATGGGTGCCAGAAGCAGCCACATTTGAGACCGCCAAGAGCTATCGGGAGGAGAAGGCCATGCCGCTGATCCAGAAGTTGGTGAAGGTACTCTTTGCCCTTCATCGGAAGTACTGGGAGGTTAAGGATGAGCGGGATAAGTATCTGCACTTCTATCAGGACGAGAAGAAGGCCACCCATCATCTAAGCCAGCGGCTGAAAGAAGTGGAGGCTGAAAACTCTCAGTTCTATGCGATGAAACGCGATTTCAGGCGAGTGTGGAACTATTTCGGTGCCGAGAAGATGCAACAGGTCATTGGTCTTATGAGGGAGCAGGAGCAGACCACAGATAGGAGCCAGAAGAAGAACAGGCAGAACAGCATAGAGCTGTAA
- a CDS encoding complexin-2, protein MKNVQISQELFVALLHYHLSGENEYEEVIEQGLEQKLDAMLRHELYAQYKTAPTEEQREQARQEYLDRRGVPESFRW, encoded by the coding sequence ATGAAAAATGTGCAAATTTCACAAGAACTTTTCGTCGCCTTGCTGCATTATCATTTGAGCGGCGAAAATGAGTACGAAGAAGTTATTGAACAGGGTTTGGAGCAAAAACTGGATGCGATGCTGCGGCATGAGCTGTATGCCCAGTACAAGACAGCACCTACCGAGGAACAGCGGGAGCAGGCTCGGCAGGAGTATCTGGACCGGCGAGGCGTGCCAGAAAGCTTCCGCTGGTGA
- a CDS encoding AAA family ATPase, with amino-acid sequence MTDNRKTTVPGASVGADAVQSSSKINTNIITNSDKQINLQAAKKSNNFGLNTVSMTELYDTVYPPRRPIVNDLLYSGTYLFVGAPKVGKSFFMGQLAYHVAMGLPLWEYEVHQGTVLYLALEDDYARLQRRLSRMFGVEETRNLYFATQAKSVSEGLDQQLEGFIREHPDVRLIIIDTLQKVREIGGERYSYASDYEIVTKLKSFSDRYGICLLVVHHTRKMEAEDSFDMISGTNGLLGAADGAFIMQKKRRTDNTALLDIVGRDQPDQELTLEFNRERCVWEFQGAETELWKLPPDPLLEAVAKMLTPEQPEWSGAPTELLEHLPGVSIQANILTRKLNVSADRLYNDHGIRYESRRTHEGRVVKLMLENSGA; translated from the coding sequence ATGACGGACAATAGAAAAACGACCGTACCAGGTGCATCTGTTGGCGCAGATGCGGTACAGTCGTCCTCAAAAATCAACACCAATATTATAACAAATTCGGACAAGCAAATCAATCTGCAAGCCGCGAAAAAGTCAAACAATTTCGGGCTGAACACGGTATCAATGACCGAACTGTACGACACGGTGTATCCACCCCGGAGACCCATCGTGAACGACCTGCTGTACAGCGGCACCTACCTCTTCGTAGGTGCGCCCAAGGTGGGTAAGTCCTTCTTCATGGGGCAGCTTGCCTACCATGTGGCGATGGGGCTTCCGCTGTGGGAGTACGAGGTGCATCAGGGAACAGTCCTCTATCTGGCCTTGGAAGACGATTACGCCCGGTTGCAGCGGCGGCTCTCCCGGATGTTCGGGGTGGAGGAGACCAGAAATCTCTACTTCGCAACACAGGCCAAGTCCGTAAGCGAAGGGCTCGACCAGCAGCTGGAAGGCTTCATCCGGGAGCACCCGGATGTGCGGCTCATCATTATCGATACCCTGCAGAAGGTGCGGGAGATCGGCGGTGAACGATACAGTTACGCCAGCGACTACGAGATCGTGACCAAACTGAAAAGTTTCAGCGACAGGTACGGCATCTGCCTGCTGGTGGTTCATCACACCCGGAAGATGGAAGCTGAGGACAGCTTCGATATGATCTCCGGCACCAACGGTCTGTTGGGTGCAGCGGATGGCGCGTTCATCATGCAGAAGAAGCGGCGCACGGACAACACCGCACTACTGGACATCGTGGGGCGTGACCAGCCGGATCAGGAGCTGACGTTGGAATTCAACCGGGAACGCTGCGTCTGGGAGTTTCAGGGAGCCGAAACGGAACTCTGGAAGCTGCCGCCCGACCCGCTTCTGGAAGCGGTGGCAAAGATGCTCACCCCGGAACAGCCGGAGTGGAGCGGTGCGCCCACGGAACTGCTGGAACATCTGCCGGGTGTGAGCATACAGGCAAACATCCTGACCCGGAAGCTGAATGTGAGTGCCGACAGGCTCTACAACGACCATGGAATTCGGTACGAAAGCAGGCGCACCCATGAGGGCAGAGTGGTCAAATTGATGCTGGAAAATTCTGGGGCGTGA
- a CDS encoding plasmid mobilization protein produces MKMERVLDQQGRWRNKVVAFRMSPEEDEVLEAKVKLSGLTKQEYIIRRLTDREITVVGNPRVYKALRGQMKLIYQELQRLAVDEEVPPDLLETLQMVALTLNGLKEECE; encoded by the coding sequence ATGAAGATGGAACGAGTACTCGACCAGCAAGGCCGCTGGCGGAACAAGGTGGTGGCCTTCCGAATGTCCCCGGAAGAGGACGAGGTTCTGGAAGCCAAAGTAAAGCTCTCCGGGTTGACCAAACAGGAGTATATCATCCGCCGCCTGACTGACCGGGAGATCACCGTGGTAGGCAACCCAAGGGTCTACAAAGCCCTACGAGGCCAGATGAAGCTGATCTATCAGGAATTGCAGCGGCTGGCCGTGGATGAAGAAGTCCCGCCGGACTTGCTGGAGACCCTGCAAATGGTGGCTCTGACGTTGAACGGACTTAAGGAGGAATGCGAATGA
- a CDS encoding site-specific integrase, with protein sequence MPAYKDSRQGTWYASFYFENWQGMKQKKLKRGFATKKDALAWEREFLLQQAADLTMTFEAFVEIYITDKKKRLRENTWSTKEHIIRTKILPYFKEKRLSEIKPRDVIAWQNEMLNYRDKNGKAYSPTYLKTLHGQLSAILNHAVRFYGLKSNAAATAGCMGSEKHKEMLFWTKEEYLKFAEVMMDKPQSYYAFEVLYWCGIREGELLALTPADFDLDKGLLSITKSYQRLKGRDVITDPKTPKSVRVIQMPQFLTDEIRDYLKSLYKVQPDQRIFEVTKSYLHHEMDRGAKEAGVKRIRIHDLRHSHVSLLIEMGFSALAIADRVGHESVDITYKYAHLFPSKQQGMAQKLDMERKEG encoded by the coding sequence ATGCCAGCCTACAAGGACAGCCGGCAGGGCACATGGTACGCTTCCTTCTACTTCGAGAACTGGCAAGGTATGAAGCAGAAGAAGCTGAAACGGGGGTTTGCCACCAAGAAGGACGCTTTGGCGTGGGAGCGGGAGTTCCTTCTTCAGCAGGCTGCAGACCTGACCATGACCTTTGAAGCGTTCGTGGAAATTTATATCACGGACAAGAAAAAGCGACTCCGGGAAAACACCTGGTCTACCAAAGAGCACATCATCCGAACGAAAATCTTACCGTATTTCAAAGAAAAGCGGCTCAGCGAGATAAAGCCACGGGATGTGATCGCATGGCAGAACGAGATGCTGAACTACCGGGACAAAAACGGCAAGGCCTACTCGCCGACATACCTCAAGACGCTGCATGGACAACTCAGTGCCATCCTGAATCACGCCGTCCGGTTCTACGGGCTGAAATCAAACGCAGCAGCCACAGCCGGGTGCATGGGGTCGGAAAAGCACAAGGAAATGCTCTTCTGGACAAAAGAAGAGTACCTCAAATTCGCAGAAGTCATGATGGACAAGCCGCAATCCTACTATGCGTTTGAAGTGCTCTACTGGTGTGGCATTCGGGAGGGCGAGCTGCTGGCTCTGACTCCGGCAGACTTCGACTTGGACAAGGGGCTGCTCTCCATCACCAAATCCTATCAAAGGCTGAAAGGCCGGGATGTGATCACCGACCCGAAAACACCCAAGAGTGTCCGTGTCATCCAGATGCCACAGTTTCTGACGGACGAGATCAGAGACTATCTGAAATCCCTCTACAAAGTTCAGCCAGACCAGCGGATCTTTGAGGTGACCAAGAGCTACCTGCACCACGAGATGGACAGGGGAGCCAAGGAAGCCGGGGTGAAGCGCATCCGAATCCACGACCTGCGGCACTCCCATGTATCGCTGCTGATCGAGATGGGCTTCTCGGCTCTGGCAATTGCAGACCGGGTGGGGCATGAGAGCGTGGACATCACCTATAAGTACGCCCACCTCTTCCCCTCAAAGCAACAGGGGATGGCGCAGAAGCTGGACATGGAACGAAAGGAAGGATGA
- a CDS encoding helix-turn-helix domain-containing protein, with amino-acid sequence MAVGDRIKRARNLRGMTQKELGIAIGFEEKSADIRIAQYESNTRTPKEELLRKIAEVLDVNYRSLYEPTLYAAEDVMYTLFELDEHYPGTRLYEVIDTTDPDFPEKHMAVSFRYRLLDDFLKEWQLRKKQLREGEITKEEYLEWKLNWPQTADGCGRYEPKKKWRKE; translated from the coding sequence ATGGCAGTCGGTGACCGCATCAAACGTGCCCGCAACCTCCGAGGTATGACCCAGAAAGAACTGGGCATTGCCATCGGGTTTGAGGAGAAAAGCGCAGACATCCGCATCGCACAATACGAAAGCAACACCCGCACTCCTAAAGAAGAGTTGCTCCGCAAGATTGCGGAGGTGCTGGATGTGAACTACCGTTCCCTCTATGAGCCGACCCTGTACGCCGCAGAGGATGTGATGTACACTCTGTTCGAGCTGGACGAGCACTATCCCGGCACCCGGCTCTACGAGGTCATAGACACCACCGACCCAGATTTCCCGGAAAAGCACATGGCAGTCAGCTTCCGCTATCGTCTGCTGGATGATTTCTTAAAGGAGTGGCAGCTCCGTAAGAAGCAGCTCCGGGAGGGCGAGATCACCAAAGAAGAGTATCTGGAATGGAAGCTCAACTGGCCCCAGACCGCTGATGGCTGCGGCCGGTACGAGCCGAAGAAAAAGTGGCGTAAAGAATAA
- the guaA gene encoding glutamine-hydrolyzing GMP synthase — protein sequence MQHETVIVLDFGGQYNQLIARRVRENNVYCEIYSYKTDLSVIKAKNPKGIIFTGGPNSVYLEDSPTIDPEIFSWGVPVLGICYGSQLMMHLLGGHVCRAPEREYGKTEVFVNTESKLFTDVQPSTICWMSHNDYIEQAAPGFQITAHTANCPVAAVENAEKGLYAVQFHPEVLHTAEGKKMLRNFVYNVCGCSGDWKMDSFVENNVKALRERIGEGKVLCALSGGVDSSVLAAMLAKAIGKQLTCVFVDHGLLRKNEKEEVCSVFGPGNANGFDINFICVDARDRYFSKLKGVTEPERKRKIIGEEFIRVFEEEAKKIGKVDFLAQGTIYPDVVESGLGGESTVIKSHHNVGGLPDTVDFKELVEPLRNLFKDEVRQAGRELGLPEYLVSRQPFPGPGLGIRIIGEVTPEKVTIVQDADAIWREEIAKAGLDKEISQYYAALTNMHSVGVMGDERTYDYAVALRAVTTTDFMTAESYDMPWDVLGTVTSRIVNEVKHVNRVFYDCTGKPPATIELE from the coding sequence ATGCAGCATGAAACTGTCATCGTGCTGGACTTTGGCGGACAGTACAATCAGCTGATTGCCCGCCGCGTCCGAGAAAATAATGTCTACTGCGAGATCTATTCCTATAAAACCGATCTTTCGGTCATCAAGGCCAAGAATCCAAAGGGCATCATCTTCACCGGCGGCCCCAACAGCGTTTATCTGGAGGACTCTCCCACCATCGACCCCGAGATCTTCAGTTGGGGTGTGCCTGTGCTGGGCATCTGCTACGGCAGCCAGCTGATGATGCACCTGCTGGGCGGTCATGTCTGCCGCGCTCCCGAGCGTGAGTACGGCAAGACCGAGGTGTTCGTGAACACCGAGAGCAAGCTGTTCACCGATGTGCAGCCCTCTACTATCTGCTGGATGAGCCACAACGACTACATTGAGCAGGCAGCTCCCGGCTTCCAGATCACTGCCCATACCGCAAACTGCCCTGTGGCAGCCGTTGAAAACGCCGAAAAGGGTCTGTACGCCGTACAGTTCCACCCGGAGGTTCTGCACACCGCCGAGGGCAAGAAGATGCTGCGCAACTTCGTGTACAACGTCTGCGGCTGCTCCGGCGACTGGAAGATGGATTCCTTTGTTGAGAACAACGTCAAGGCTCTGCGTGAGCGCATCGGCGAGGGCAAGGTGCTGTGCGCCCTGTCCGGCGGCGTGGATTCCTCCGTACTGGCCGCCATGCTGGCTAAGGCCATCGGCAAGCAGCTGACCTGCGTGTTCGTGGATCACGGCCTGTTACGTAAGAACGAAAAGGAAGAGGTCTGCTCTGTCTTTGGCCCGGGCAATGCCAACGGCTTCGACATCAACTTCATCTGTGTGGATGCCCGCGACCGCTACTTCAGCAAGCTGAAGGGCGTCACTGAGCCGGAGCGCAAGCGCAAGATCATCGGCGAAGAGTTCATCCGCGTGTTCGAGGAAGAGGCCAAGAAGATCGGAAAGGTGGACTTCCTTGCACAGGGCACCATCTACCCCGACGTGGTGGAGAGTGGTCTGGGCGGAGAGTCCACCGTCATCAAGAGCCACCACAACGTGGGCGGTCTGCCCGATACCGTGGACTTCAAGGAACTGGTGGAGCCTCTGCGCAACCTGTTCAAGGACGAGGTCCGTCAGGCCGGCCGCGAACTGGGTCTGCCCGAGTATCTGGTCAGCCGTCAGCCGTTCCCCGGCCCCGGTCTGGGCATCCGCATCATCGGCGAGGTGACCCCCGAGAAGGTCACTATCGTGCAGGACGCTGACGCCATCTGGCGTGAGGAGATCGCCAAGGCCGGTCTGGATAAGGAAATCAGCCAGTATTACGCAGCTTTGACCAATATGCACAGCGTTGGCGTTATGGGTGATGAGCGCACCTACGATTACGCCGTTGCGCTGCGCGCCGTGACCACCACGGACTTCATGACCGCAGAAAGCTACGATATGCCGTGGGATGTTCTGGGCACTGTCACCAGCCGCATCGTCAACGAGGTCAAGCACGTCAACCGCGTGTTCTACGATTGCACCGGTAAGCCGCCTGCAACGATTGAGCTCGAGTAA
- a CDS encoding GyrI-like domain-containing protein, with the protein MPFDYKKEYKEFYLPPKKPQIITVPAMNFVAVQGKGDPNDPAGEYKAALELLYGIAFTIKMSYKGSHKMDGYFEYVVPPLEGLWHQPGAEGVDFSNKETFIWTSMIRLPEFVTRAEFDWAVQEATTKKKKDFSKVEFFTYDEGLCVQCMHIGSYDTEPETLRQLDAFAAEQGYCPDFSDTRFHHEIYLGDPRRTAPEKLKTVLRHPIRKIE; encoded by the coding sequence ATGCCATTTGATTATAAGAAAGAATATAAAGAGTTCTATCTCCCACCGAAGAAACCGCAGATCATCACCGTCCCTGCGATGAATTTTGTGGCGGTACAGGGCAAAGGCGACCCCAACGACCCGGCAGGGGAATACAAGGCAGCGCTGGAGCTTCTGTACGGCATTGCATTTACCATTAAAATGAGCTACAAGGGCAGCCATAAGATGGACGGCTATTTTGAATATGTCGTTCCGCCGCTGGAAGGGCTGTGGCATCAGCCCGGGGCAGAGGGTGTGGATTTTTCCAACAAGGAGACCTTTATCTGGACCTCCATGATCCGTCTGCCGGAATTTGTCACCCGTGCCGAATTTGACTGGGCAGTGCAGGAGGCAACAACCAAAAAGAAAAAAGACTTTTCTAAGGTGGAATTTTTCACCTACGATGAAGGCCTGTGCGTACAATGTATGCACATCGGCTCCTATGACACCGAACCGGAGACCCTGCGGCAGCTGGATGCGTTTGCAGCGGAGCAGGGATATTGCCCGGATTTTTCAGACACGCGCTTCCATCACGAGATCTATCTGGGCGACCCGCGCCGCACCGCACCGGAGAAGCTGAAAACCGTGCTGCGACATCCGATCCGCAAAATAGAATAA
- a CDS encoding MmcQ/YjbR family DNA-binding protein has protein sequence MKYSWIDSELLQKPGVTKDLQAEWNWIRYHIGGKMFAAVCLDDATGKPVYITCKLDPAEGDFLRRQYEDIIPGYYMNKVHWNSVKADGNVPDALLREMLEKSYRLVLGGFSKKKQRALLEGEKKDAI, from the coding sequence ATGAAATACAGCTGGATCGACTCGGAGCTTCTGCAAAAGCCTGGTGTTACCAAAGACTTACAGGCAGAGTGGAACTGGATAAGATATCACATCGGCGGCAAAATGTTTGCAGCCGTCTGTCTGGATGATGCCACAGGAAAGCCGGTGTATATCACCTGCAAGCTGGACCCCGCCGAGGGTGATTTTTTGCGCCGACAGTATGAGGATATCATTCCGGGCTACTATATGAATAAGGTGCATTGGAACTCCGTAAAAGCAGATGGAAACGTGCCGGATGCACTGCTGCGGGAGATGCTGGAAAAATCTTATCGGCTGGTGCTGGGAGGCTTCAGCAAAAAGAAGCAGCGTGCGCTGCTGGAAGGAGAAAAGAAGGATGCCATTTGA
- the pfkA gene encoding 6-phosphofructokinase: protein MEKQIKTIGVLTSGGDAPGMNAAVRAVVRTGLHKGFRMIGIQRGYNGLLNGECFEMNLRSVSNIISAGGTILYTARCLEFKTKEGQDKGAEKCRELGIDALVVIGGDGSYRGARALAHRGIPMIGLPGTIDNDIGCTDYTIGYDTAMNTALEMIDKLRDTTQSHDRCSVVEVMGRNAGYIALNVAIASGAMAVLLPEKEFDMQRDILDKIAETQKTGKRHFIIIVAEGVGHAQEIANEIQARTGIDSRATILGHVQRGGSPTLRDRVNASAMGYQAVCLLEQGKYNRIVGMKGEKLVDYPVDEALEMTKSLDPVLVDVCNTISI, encoded by the coding sequence ATGGAAAAGCAAATCAAAACGATTGGCGTGCTTACAAGCGGTGGTGATGCTCCCGGCATGAACGCTGCTGTGCGCGCTGTGGTACGCACCGGCCTGCATAAGGGCTTCCGTATGATCGGCATTCAGCGCGGCTATAACGGCCTGCTGAACGGCGAGTGCTTTGAAATGAACCTGCGCAGCGTTTCTAACATCATCTCTGCTGGCGGCACCATTCTGTATACGGCACGCTGCCTGGAGTTCAAGACCAAGGAAGGTCAGGATAAGGGCGCTGAAAAGTGCCGCGAGCTGGGCATTGACGCGCTGGTCGTTATCGGCGGCGACGGCTCCTACCGCGGTGCCCGCGCACTGGCACACCGTGGCATCCCCATGATCGGCCTGCCCGGTACCATTGATAACGATATCGGCTGCACCGATTACACCATCGGCTACGATACTGCCATGAACACCGCGCTGGAAATGATCGACAAGCTGCGCGACACCACCCAGAGCCACGACCGCTGCAGTGTGGTCGAGGTCATGGGCCGCAACGCCGGTTACATTGCTCTGAACGTGGCCATCGCCTCCGGCGCTATGGCTGTGCTGCTGCCCGAGAAGGAATTCGATATGCAGCGCGACATTCTGGATAAGATCGCGGAGACTCAGAAGACCGGCAAGCGTCACTTTATCATCATTGTGGCCGAGGGCGTGGGTCATGCACAGGAGATCGCTAACGAGATTCAGGCCCGCACCGGTATCGATTCCCGCGCAACCATTCTGGGTCATGTGCAGCGCGGTGGTTCTCCCACCCTGCGCGATCGCGTGAATGCTTCTGCCATGGGCTATCAGGCCGTCTGCCTGCTGGAGCAGGGCAAGTATAACCGCATCGTCGGCATGAAGGGCGAGAAGCTGGTGGACTACCCCGTGGACGAGGCTTTGGAGATGACCAAGAGCCTTGACCCCGTGCTGGTGGATGTGTGCAACACCATTTCCATCTGA